From Chloroflexota bacterium, the proteins below share one genomic window:
- a CDS encoding glycosyltransferase family 39 protein, with the protein MARDRLVMRRRDLRRDWLWLSLVLLIGLALRVWGADFGLPGLYHPDEGLVIRQALAFGAGILRPYSYSYSPFLSYILTALYGVYFLLGLLTGRFHNPSDFAILFFNNPTPFYLLARLTSAFFGVASILMAYVLSVRAYGGKVPIAALFVALSPALVLQAHYGLCDVPTSFLVLVALYALWLFTEEPTLRRLTLAGIATGLAIVMKYYVAWSLACSLIAAVVWVARQNHWSMKRLLGHAVWGSLMSVIAFLVISPFTVLDFRAFWTDVVLFALGIQVGYGLKFTEMLSYYATALTIEGLGLPLMIAALVGLVYALYRRRSADILLTSFVLPYLIVLIFQGRYQLNWIITPLPVLSILAALALDRLWHKVMATRQQWWPVSLILLAILVWPIASRAYQTSQRLSWPDTRSIARDWIEANIPSGAKILSDVLWTVPQLRQNRESLVRYLGERANAKDIEHRSDSTQVAYGQYARYQLAALDRYTGPTYDIVYIQHEWWKSDEYAADIEFYPVWGFFEGRVFSLDELRAQGFQYAVVSSLKYHQYLTEEGKRKWPSSYRLYSSLEEECRLVKVFEPDVGIAGPVIKLYDIWSEP; encoded by the coding sequence TTGGCTAGGGATAGGCTCGTAATGAGGCGCAGGGATTTGCGACGAGATTGGCTTTGGCTAAGCCTTGTTTTGTTGATTGGGTTGGCTTTGCGGGTATGGGGAGCGGATTTTGGCTTGCCAGGCCTTTATCATCCTGATGAAGGGCTTGTCATTCGTCAAGCGCTAGCTTTCGGAGCAGGCATTTTGCGCCCGTACTCTTATTCATACTCGCCCTTCTTAAGCTATATACTGACTGCGCTCTATGGAGTATATTTCCTGTTAGGGTTGCTGACTGGGCGTTTTCACAACCCATCAGATTTCGCCATTCTATTTTTTAATAACCCTACGCCTTTCTACTTGTTAGCTCGCCTGACCAGTGCTTTCTTTGGTGTAGCTTCTATACTAATGGCTTATGTTCTCTCAGTACGGGCTTATGGAGGAAAGGTACCAATTGCTGCACTGTTCGTTGCTCTCTCACCAGCGCTTGTTCTTCAAGCGCATTATGGCCTGTGCGATGTGCCTACCTCCTTCTTGGTTCTTGTAGCGCTATATGCATTATGGCTTTTTACTGAGGAGCCTACTTTGCGGCGGTTGACTCTCGCTGGGATAGCAACTGGCTTGGCAATTGTGATGAAGTACTATGTTGCTTGGTCGCTGGCCTGTTCGTTGATCGCGGCAGTAGTTTGGGTAGCCAGGCAGAACCATTGGTCAATGAAACGCCTTTTAGGTCATGCAGTATGGGGAAGCCTGATGAGCGTTATTGCCTTTCTGGTAATCTCACCTTTCACTGTGCTGGATTTTCGGGCTTTTTGGACAGATGTGGTTCTTTTTGCACTAGGTATACAAGTGGGCTATGGTCTGAAATTCACTGAGATGCTATCCTATTATGCCACAGCTCTCACGATTGAGGGGTTAGGTCTGCCACTGATGATCGCTGCCTTGGTTGGTTTAGTGTATGCGCTGTATCGTCGGCGTTCTGCAGACATACTATTGACCTCTTTTGTCCTACCTTATCTCATTGTGCTTATCTTCCAAGGCCGGTATCAGCTCAATTGGATTATCACACCTCTGCCTGTACTAAGTATTCTAGCTGCATTGGCTCTTGACAGATTGTGGCACAAGGTGATGGCCACACGGCAACAATGGTGGCCAGTCTCTTTGATTCTGTTAGCAATTCTTGTCTGGCCAATAGCATCCCGTGCTTATCAGACCAGTCAGCGGCTTTCCTGGCCTGATACCCGCAGCATAGCACGGGATTGGATTGAGGCCAATATTCCCTCAGGCGCCAAGATCCTCTCGGATGTACTCTGGACTGTGCCGCAATTGCGCCAGAACCGCGAAAGCCTCGTCCGTTATCTGGGCGAACGAGCTAATGCAAAGGATATAGAGCACCGCTCTGACAGCACTCAAGTAGCCTATGGGCAATACGCTCGCTATCAACTGGCTGCACTGGACAGGTATACCGGTCCTACCTACGACATTGTATATATTCAGCATGAGTGGTGGAAAAGCGATGAGTACGCGGCCGATATCGAGTTCTATCCTGTATGGGGTTTTTTCGAAGGGCGAGTGTTCTCTCTCGATGAGTTGCGGGCGCAGGGTTTTCAGTACGCTGTAGTGAGCAGTTTGAAATACCATCAATATCTCACTGAGGAAGGCAAGAGGAAGTGGCCATCCTCTTATAGACTCTATTCTTCATTGGAAGAGGAATGCCGTTTGGTCAAAGTATTTGAGCCCGACGTAGGTATTGCCGGGCCAGTGATTAAGTTATATGACATATGGAGTGAGCCATGA
- a CDS encoding glycosyltransferase family 4 protein yields the protein MRVALVTPYPVDLMRIPGGVRSVAYHLAQGLRRFPDLDIHVLHCHSEVPENRVEIDGNLTVHYMAMSKRRIVPNTIMAVRRVAKALCRLQPDVVNAHAPHYAVAALRSGYPTIYTIHGVTHREAAIYREHLFDRMRFAVELYYARRAVQGVQHLVAISPYVMDEYKDRTRAQWHRIDNPLSDDFFAVEGREVSGRILFVGSITEVKDLLTLLQAVAVMRHEQPALPLSVHLAGRTTSPRYEQRLKDYILEHNLAAVVTFSGMLDMRSLLQEYAECAVLALPSLQENAPMAIIEAMAAGKPVVATKVGGIPDLVDDGETGFLVEAGDFMKMAQRLAMLLTDAALRHYMGDLARRKATARFRLQEVACKYRELYYFVAGQTLPPFDGST from the coding sequence ATGAGGGTGGCCCTGGTTACGCCCTATCCTGTGGATCTCATGCGCATCCCAGGTGGGGTACGTAGCGTGGCTTATCACCTGGCACAAGGGCTGCGCCGCTTTCCTGATTTGGATATTCATGTCCTTCATTGCCACTCAGAGGTGCCGGAAAACCGGGTAGAGATCGATGGGAATCTGACGGTGCATTATATGGCGATGTCCAAGCGACGGATAGTGCCTAATACCATCATGGCCGTTAGACGTGTAGCCAAAGCCTTGTGTCGCTTACAGCCAGACGTGGTCAATGCTCATGCGCCACACTATGCCGTCGCTGCGCTGCGGTCAGGTTATCCGACGATCTATACCATTCATGGTGTGACTCATCGTGAAGCCGCCATTTATAGGGAACATCTTTTTGATCGGATGCGGTTTGCTGTGGAGTTATATTATGCCCGACGAGCTGTGCAAGGGGTGCAGCATCTCGTTGCGATCAGCCCTTATGTAATGGATGAGTACAAAGACAGAACACGGGCACAGTGGCATCGTATAGATAATCCTTTGTCTGATGACTTCTTTGCCGTGGAAGGGCGGGAGGTATCCGGACGCATCTTGTTCGTGGGCAGCATTACCGAGGTGAAAGATTTGCTCACGCTGCTGCAGGCGGTGGCCGTGATGCGTCACGAGCAACCTGCTCTTCCATTAAGTGTACACCTGGCTGGCCGTACGACTAGTCCAAGATATGAGCAGAGGCTGAAAGATTATATCCTGGAGCACAACCTTGCAGCAGTGGTGACTTTTTCGGGCATGCTTGACATGAGGTCTTTACTTCAAGAGTACGCGGAATGTGCGGTTTTGGCGCTGCCCTCGCTGCAGGAAAACGCCCCGATGGCTATTATTGAGGCTATGGCGGCGGGCAAACCAGTTGTGGCTACTAAAGTAGGTGGCATTCCCGACTTAGTAGACGATGGGGAGACTGGATTCTTAGTTGAGGCTGGGGATTTTATGAAAATGGCTCAGCGTTTGGCCATGCTGCTCACCGACGCTGCTTTGCGCCACTACATGGGCGATCTGGCACGGCGAAAGGCGACAGCACGTTTCCGTCTTCAGGAAGTAGCATGTAAATATCGTGAACTCTACTATTTTGTGGCCGGGCAAACCCTGCCTCCTTTTGATGGCAGCACATGA
- a CDS encoding glycosyltransferase family 4 protein: MFSERLRRPYDEGIKNVAVSLSRALSTEHTVLLLTSGGRNDADCKVYNVNVNRLLLDVRLGAIVRRFQPQAIIYVPTACGTVFSFVRAKVLRFYGHGVPTSLITLQPRPHTAWGKWLIAHLAPDWVLAQSTRTVRAMNALGCRTALLPPAVDTQRFRPASTAEKAMLRRKYGVPDAATVVAHVGHLKNKRNLACFLALQMTGCYHTVVVTSTSTKQDESLKEALRSAGGTVIDTYVASIEDIYRLADVYLFLAKEDTAAIELPLSVLEAMSCNLPVITTPFGGLPDFFAEGRGLLYWSGETAIVDTIEAVLAMPTATRTLVESYTWAAAAQTLVRLLQGHKVVD, from the coding sequence TTGTTTTCTGAGCGGCTGCGACGGCCCTATGACGAGGGTATCAAGAATGTGGCCGTGAGCTTGAGTCGGGCGCTGTCCACTGAACATACTGTATTGCTTCTCACTAGCGGCGGGCGCAATGATGCTGACTGTAAAGTGTACAACGTCAATGTGAACCGGCTTCTGCTTGATGTCAGGTTAGGTGCTATCGTCCGCCGTTTTCAACCACAGGCGATTATCTATGTGCCAACAGCCTGTGGAACCGTGTTCAGTTTTGTCCGAGCCAAGGTGCTTCGTTTTTATGGGCACGGAGTGCCTACCAGTCTCATTACCTTGCAGCCGCGTCCTCATACAGCATGGGGAAAATGGCTTATTGCTCATTTAGCTCCCGATTGGGTGCTAGCACAATCTACGCGGACAGTCAGGGCGATGAATGCACTGGGATGTCGCACTGCTCTTCTGCCACCAGCAGTGGATACACAGCGTTTTCGCCCGGCTTCGACTGCGGAGAAGGCAATGCTCCGCCGCAAGTATGGCGTTCCTGATGCCGCTACGGTGGTGGCCCATGTGGGGCATTTGAAGAACAAACGCAATCTAGCATGTTTTCTGGCGTTACAGATGACAGGTTGTTATCACACGGTAGTAGTAACCAGCACCAGCACCAAACAGGATGAGTCTCTAAAGGAAGCTTTGCGCAGCGCGGGAGGTACAGTTATTGATACGTATGTCGCCAGCATAGAAGATATCTATCGCCTAGCCGATGTGTATCTTTTCCTGGCGAAGGAAGATACAGCGGCGATTGAGTTGCCGCTCTCCGTGCTGGAAGCCATGTCCTGCAATTTGCCAGTCATTACTACACCCTTTGGGGGTTTGCCAGATTTCTTCGCAGAGGGACGTGGATTGCTTTACTGGAGTGGGGAGACAGCAATCGTTGATACGATTGAAGCGGTATTAGCCATGCCAACTGCGACAAGGACGTTAGTTGAGTCCTATACATGGGCGGCTGCTGCCCAGACTTTAGTGAGGCTGCTTCAAGGACACAAGGTGGTTGATTGA